One window of the Pseudomonas sihuiensis genome contains the following:
- a CDS encoding SPOR domain-containing protein: protein MAARKKPAPKRGASRYQAPAKKPVPGWIWLACGLVVGGFFMFLFSLEPGRDEIKRDKGEQVRSTKPEPKPTQPEPARPKYDFYTLLPESEVILPQALEETPPPVPEQKPVTPEEAAKIDTARAEAALNGQVPPPPPPVLASAPVTTQFFLQAGSFRKRDDADGLRAQIILLGQNVRVETGKVREETWHRVLVGPFASREQLASAQKTLAAGGFSNLLLQQRQVR, encoded by the coding sequence ATGGCAGCGCGCAAGAAGCCGGCGCCGAAACGCGGCGCCAGTCGCTATCAAGCCCCGGCGAAGAAGCCCGTACCGGGCTGGATCTGGCTGGCCTGCGGCCTGGTGGTCGGCGGTTTCTTCATGTTCCTGTTCAGCCTCGAACCGGGCCGTGACGAGATCAAGCGCGACAAGGGCGAACAGGTGCGCAGCACCAAGCCCGAGCCGAAGCCGACGCAACCCGAGCCGGCCAGGCCCAAGTACGACTTCTACACCCTGCTGCCGGAGTCGGAAGTGATCCTGCCGCAGGCCCTGGAAGAAACGCCACCACCCGTACCCGAGCAGAAACCGGTCACCCCGGAAGAAGCCGCCAAGATCGACACCGCTCGTGCCGAAGCCGCGCTCAACGGTCAGGTGCCGCCGCCCCCACCACCCGTCCTGGCCAGCGCGCCGGTCACCACACAGTTCTTCCTCCAGGCCGGCTCGTTCCGCAAACGCGATGACGCCGACGGCCTGCGCGCGCAGATCATCCTGCTCGGGCAGAACGTACGGGTGGAAACCGGCAAGGTGCGTGAGGAAACCTGGCACCGCGTACTGGTCGGCCCCTTCGCCAGCCGCGAGCAACTGGCCAGCGCGCAGAAGACCCTGGCAGCCGGCGGCTTCAGCAACCTGCTGTTACAGCAACGCCAGGTCCGCTGA
- the argS gene encoding arginine--tRNA ligase, producing MKDSIRHLIQQALDRLTAEGVLPAGLTPAIQVENTKDKSHGDFASNIAMMLAKPAGMKPRDLAEKLIAALPADEQVTKVEIAGPGFLNFFQNSDALAQRLEAALADAKLGVRKNGAAQRVVVDLSAPNLAKEMHVGHLRSTIIGDGVARVLEFLGDTVIRQNHVGDWGTQFGMLLAYMQENPAAAESELADLEGFYRAAKKRFDESSEFADRARELVVQLQAGDAECLRLWHRFNDISLSHCQALYDRLGVKLSMADVKGESAYNDDLPKVVAELAAKGLLTEDNGAQCVFMDEFKNAEGNPLPLIVQKAGGGYLYATTDLAATRYRAGTLKADRVLYFVDQRQALHFQMVFACARLAGFVPASMDLEHMGFGTMNGPDGRPFKTRDGGTVKLVQLLDEAEQRAYSLVKDKNPDLAEDELRQIARVVGIASVKYADLSKHRTSDYSFNFDLMLSFEGNTAPYLLYAYTRVAGVFRKLGKGVDEIGGQITLVAEQEQALAAKLAQFNELLGNVANKGTPHILCAYLYDLAGLFSSFYENCPILSAEDEATRDSRLRLAALTGRTLKQGLELLGLETLERM from the coding sequence ATGAAAGACAGCATTCGCCACCTGATCCAGCAAGCCCTCGACCGTCTGACCGCCGAAGGCGTGCTGCCTGCGGGCCTGACGCCGGCCATCCAGGTGGAGAACACCAAGGACAAGAGCCACGGCGACTTCGCCAGCAACATCGCCATGATGCTAGCCAAACCGGCCGGCATGAAGCCGCGCGACCTGGCCGAGAAGCTGATCGCTGCCCTGCCGGCCGACGAACAAGTCACCAAGGTGGAAATCGCCGGCCCGGGCTTTCTCAACTTCTTCCAGAACAGCGATGCTCTGGCCCAGCGCCTGGAAGCAGCACTGGCCGATGCCAAGCTCGGCGTACGCAAGAACGGCGCAGCGCAGCGCGTGGTAGTCGACCTGTCGGCACCCAACCTGGCCAAGGAAATGCACGTTGGTCACCTGCGCTCGACCATCATCGGCGACGGCGTGGCGCGGGTGCTGGAATTCCTTGGCGACACCGTGATCCGCCAGAACCATGTCGGCGACTGGGGCACCCAGTTCGGCATGCTGCTGGCCTACATGCAGGAAAACCCGGCGGCCGCCGAAAGCGAGCTGGCCGACCTGGAAGGCTTCTACCGCGCCGCCAAAAAGCGCTTCGACGAATCCAGCGAGTTCGCCGACCGCGCCCGCGAGCTGGTGGTCCAGTTGCAGGCCGGCGACGCCGAGTGCCTGCGTTTGTGGCATCGTTTCAACGACATTTCCCTGTCGCACTGCCAGGCGCTGTACGACCGCCTCGGCGTCAAGCTGAGCATGGCCGACGTCAAAGGAGAGAGCGCCTACAACGACGACCTGCCGAAAGTGGTTGCCGAGTTGGCCGCCAAGGGTCTACTGACCGAAGACAACGGCGCGCAGTGCGTATTCATGGACGAGTTCAAGAATGCCGAAGGCAACCCGCTACCGCTGATCGTACAGAAGGCCGGCGGCGGCTACCTGTATGCCACCACCGACCTGGCCGCCACCCGCTACCGCGCCGGCACGCTCAAGGCCGACCGCGTGCTGTACTTCGTCGACCAGCGCCAGGCCCTGCACTTCCAGATGGTCTTCGCCTGCGCGCGCCTGGCCGGCTTCGTACCCGCCAGCATGGACCTGGAACACATGGGCTTCGGCACCATGAACGGCCCGGACGGTCGCCCGTTCAAGACCCGCGACGGCGGTACCGTGAAGCTGGTGCAACTGCTCGACGAGGCCGAGCAGCGCGCCTACAGCCTGGTCAAGGACAAGAACCCGGACCTGGCCGAAGACGAACTGCGTCAGATCGCACGCGTGGTTGGCATCGCCTCGGTGAAATACGCCGACCTGTCCAAGCATCGCACCAGCGACTACAGCTTCAACTTCGACCTGATGCTGAGCTTCGAGGGCAACACCGCGCCCTACCTGCTGTATGCCTACACCCGCGTGGCCGGCGTGTTCCGCAAGCTTGGCAAGGGCGTGGACGAGATCGGCGGGCAGATCACCCTGGTCGCCGAGCAGGAGCAAGCCCTGGCCGCCAAGCTGGCACAATTCAACGAGCTGCTCGGCAACGTCGCCAACAAGGGCACGCCGCACATCCTTTGTGCCTACCTGTATGACCTCGCCGGCCTGTTCTCCAGCTTCTATGAGAACTGCCCGATCCTCAGCGCCGAGGACGAGGCCACCCGTGACAGCCGTCTGCGCCTGGCGGCCCTTACCGGCCGCACCCTCAAGCAGGGCCTGGAGCTGCTCGGCCTGGAAACTCTGGAGCGGATGTAA